From Nitratidesulfovibrio vulgaris str. Hildenborough, a single genomic window includes:
- a CDS encoding HAD family hydrolase — MTKPPLLPGGARLGAVVFDFDGTLARPELDFGVMRRAVSEAVVPFMPQAEPRPDLPVMEWLQTVHDALAATAPQKADRAFAAGHDAIRAVEVEAARRTSLFPFVRPLLAALTTAGVATGIITRNCPEAVRTVFPDVDEHCGCLLTRDDVKVVKPHPGHLLEALALLQRGPHETLMVGDHRMDVETGIRAGAFTAGVASGETSRELLHEAGATYVADDCHDLFTRLGLFTA; from the coding sequence ATGACGAAGCCACCACTTCTGCCGGGAGGTGCTCGCCTCGGGGCCGTGGTCTTCGACTTCGACGGGACGCTCGCCCGCCCTGAACTCGACTTCGGGGTCATGCGACGTGCCGTCTCCGAAGCTGTCGTGCCGTTCATGCCGCAGGCCGAACCACGCCCCGACCTGCCGGTGATGGAATGGCTACAGACCGTGCACGACGCACTGGCCGCGACAGCACCCCAGAAGGCTGACCGCGCATTCGCGGCAGGTCACGACGCCATCCGCGCTGTCGAGGTCGAAGCGGCACGACGTACAAGCCTCTTTCCGTTCGTGCGCCCCCTTCTTGCCGCGCTGACGACAGCCGGTGTCGCAACCGGCATCATCACCCGCAATTGTCCGGAAGCTGTGCGCACCGTGTTCCCTGACGTGGACGAACACTGCGGCTGCCTGCTCACCCGTGATGACGTGAAGGTGGTGAAGCCCCATCCGGGCCATCTGCTGGAGGCATTGGCACTGCTGCAACGGGGCCCGCACGAGACGCTGATGGTCGGCGACCACCGCATGGACGTGGAGACGGGAATACGGGCAGGGGCTTTCACCGCCGGAGTGGCGTCGGGCGAAACGTCACGCGAACTGTTGCACGAGGCGGGTGCCACCTATGTGGCCGACGATTGCCACGACCTGTTCACCCGGCTCGGCTTGTTCACTGCCTGA